In Mammaliicoccus sp. Marseille-Q6498, the genomic stretch AAAAAACAGTAAAGAAATTAAGTAAAATTGGATACTATATTGGAATGAGCTATCAAATCATTGATGACATTTTAGATTTTACAAGCACTGAGAAAAGTTTAGGTAAACCTGTAGGATCAGATTTGAGAAATGGCCATTTAACATTACCTGTTTTATTAAAAATGAGAAACAACGAACAATTTAAATACCGTGTTAACCAACTTAATTCAAATAGTTCTGATGAAGATTTTAATCAAGTCATTGAAGAAGTTATTCATTCAGAGGAATTACAACAAGCTAAATTAGTGAGCAATCGATATTTAAATAAAGCAACAGAATTAGTCAATTCACTTGAAAACGAATCAGGTAAAAAAATGCTATCTCATATTATTAAACGAATAACTGATAGAAACCATTAGAAAGCGCTTGCAACTGCTTTGTGTCAATGATAAAATTATCATGGATTTACATAAAACAAAGGTAGGGATTACAACATGGAAAGAACTTTTTTAATGATTAAACCTGATGCTGTACAAAGAAACCTAATTGGTGAAGTTGTCGCAAGACTTGAAAGTAAAGGATTAAAACTTGTAGCTGCGAAGTTGTTCCAAGCTAATGAAACATTAGCTAAAGAACATTACGCTGAGCACGTTGATAAACCTTTCTTCAACAAATTAGTAAACTTTATCACTTCTGGTCCAGTATTTGCGATGGTTATAGAGGGGAAAAATGTTGTCGAAGTTACAAGAACACTTGTAGGTGAAACAAATCCATCTAAAGCTGCTCCTGGAACGATTAGAGGCGACTATGGTATTGATTTAGGAAGAAATATTATTCATGGATCAGACTCTAATGAATCTGCAGAACGTGAAATTGCATTATGGTTTGATAAATCAGAATTAGTCGACTACAAATTAAATGCCGAAACTTGGGTATATGAAAATTAATAAATCATAATAATGAAAAACTGCTAACAAATTTGTGTTAGCAGTTTTTGTTATTTTATCAATTATCTTTATTAAAAATTCTAAATAGTCTAAGTAATTATTTTCCATTACTTTATTTTTGTTAATTTAACGCGTTAAATATGATATGA encodes the following:
- the ndk gene encoding nucleoside-diphosphate kinase encodes the protein MERTFLMIKPDAVQRNLIGEVVARLESKGLKLVAAKLFQANETLAKEHYAEHVDKPFFNKLVNFITSGPVFAMVIEGKNVVEVTRTLVGETNPSKAAPGTIRGDYGIDLGRNIIHGSDSNESAEREIALWFDKSELVDYKLNAETWVYEN